From the genome of Streptomyces spinoverrucosus:
CGCGCGGTGCTGGGCCACCCGGACCGCGCCGGGTGACATTCCCAACATCTGGCCGGTCTCTTCCGCCGTGAGGCCCACCGCGATGCGCAGCAGGAGCAGCTCGCGCTGGTTCTCGGGCAGGTTGGCCAGCAGTTTCTTGGCCCACTCGGCGTCACTGCTGAGCAGCGCTCGCTCCTCGGGGCCGAGCGAGTCGTCCGGCCGCTCGGGCATCTCGTCGGACGGGACCGCCGTCGAGCCGGGGTGTCGCATGGCCGCCCGCTGGAGGTCGGCGACCTTGTGGGCGGCGATGGCGAAGACGAAGGCCTCGAAGGGGCGCCCGGTGTCCCGGTAGCGCGGCAGCGCGAGCAGGACGGCGACGCAGACCTCCTGGGCCAGGTCCTCGACGAAGTGGCGCGCGTCCCCCGGGAGGCGGGACAGCCGGGTGCGGCAGTAGCGCAGCGCCAGTGGGTGGACATGGGCGAGCAGGTCGTGCGTGGCCTGCTCGTCTCCGTCGACCGCGCGATGGACGAGCGCACCGATCGCCCCTTGGGCAGTGGCCGCCTCGTCGTCACGCATCGGTCCATGGTGCCCTGCGGCCGGATGCTCCGCGGCACTGCCTCCGTTGTTGTGCACCGAAGCGTTATGAGCAGGTGCGCCGGAAGTCATCCCCTGCGCCCTCCCCTTCCGCTCGACCGACTCGTCCCCGAGGAACTCCACACCTCAAGGATGCGGCATCCGCGCCGAAACGAGCAGCGACCATCCGCCGGCCCCCGTCACCGGCCCGCCCCACGGCGGGGTACGCCGCCGGGTCCGGGCCCCTCGTACGCCCCCTGTGACCACGCACGACGGCACTCCAGGGACCGCGCCCGCACAAACGCCCGTAACCCGGCTCACACGCCCCGGAATCTCCGCACACGCGGCCCTGAACCCGGACAACCGCCCCACCGAAACACCCGACGCAGACCCGAGGAGCCACCGCCCGACCGAAACACCCGACGCAGACCCGAGGAGCCGCCGCCCCACCCACACGCCCGACGCAGACCCGAGGAGCCGCCGCCCCACCCACACGCCCGACGCAGACCCGAGGAGCCGCCGCCCCACCCACACGCCCGACGCAGACCCGACGGGCCGCCGCCCCACCCACACGCCCGACGCAGACCCGACGGGCCACCGCCCCACCCACACACCCGACGCAGACCCGACAGACCCCGGGCCCTCCCACACGCCCGACGCAGACTGGACAGCCCCCAAGCACGCCCGCCCGCCCTGCACGGACCGAACAGGCCACCGGCGCATCCCCGCGCCCGACACAGACGCCACGCCACGTGGGCTTGCGCTTGCACGCGCGCCCGGCGCCGCCATCACCCACCGTCGGCCCCTGAACGCCTCCGGACGGAACACCGCCGCCCGTCGGCCCGCCCACGCACCCGGGCCAGGCGCGGGCCCGGCAGGGAGGGGGTACCCCCATCGTGTCGCCTCCTCCCCCACCCGAGCGGGGGCTCATCGCCGCCCCCGCTCACCGGGACACGCGGCAGCACCACGGCAGCGTCAGCGCACCAGGCCCCAGCGGAAGCCGAGCGCCACCGCGTGCGCCCGGTCCGAGGCGCCGAGCTTCTTGAACAGGCGGCGAGCGTGGGTCTTGACGGTGTCCTCGGAGAGGAACAGCTCGCGACCGATCTCGGCGTTGGAGCGGCCGTGGCTCATGCCCTCCAGAACCTGGATCTCACGCGCGGTGAGCGTCGGCGCGGCCCCCATCTCGGCGGAGCGCAGCCGACGCGGGGCGAGCCGCCAGGTCGGGTCGGCGAGCGCCTGCGTGACGGTGGCCCGCAGCTCCGCGCGGGAGGCGTCCTTGTGCAGGTAGCCGCGGGCGCCGGCGGCGACCGCGAGGGCCACACCGTCGAGGTCCTCGGCGACGGTGAGCATGATGATGCGCGCACCGGGGTCGGCGGACAGCAGCCGCCGCACCGTCTCGACGCCGCCCAGTCCGGGCATGCGTACGTCCATCAGAATGAGGTCCGAGCGGTCGGCACCCCAGCGGCGGAGGACTTCCTCGCCGTTGGCCGCCGTCGTCACGCGCTCGACACCGGGCACGGTCGCGACCGCGCGGCGGAGCGCCTCTCGGGCAAGCGGGGAGTCGTCGCAGACGAGGACGGAAGTCATGGCCGCCCTCCGCAGCTGATGCGCGTCACCTTGAGCCTCCAGGCTGGTACGAAATCGTCACCTGTGCGGTCGACCGTCTCGGACGCCTGCCCGAGCGCTTGTGTTTTCAACCGCCTCCGCACTCTCAACGACGGTCACTCGAAAGAGTTACGGGGCTGTGTGCCGTCTTCGGCACTCTACGTGAGGGTGCGCACACGGTGCAGACATGCACAGCAGACCCTCAACCTTTCATCACAACCTATGCCCCATTTAGACCCATTTCTTCCCATCTAGTGGTGTCTGAGGCTAGATTCGCAATGAGTCATATTTTCATCTCCTTAGATCGTAGATGTACGGTCGTGGGCACCGTATCCGCTCAGAACGGCTACAAGGGGTCACACAATGGCAGATTTCTCCCGCCTTCCCGGACCGAACGCGGACTTGTGGGACTGGCAGCTCCTGGCTGCCTGTCGCGGGGTGGACAGCTCGCTGTTCTTCCATCCGGAGGGCGAGCGAGGGGCGGCCCGGAGCGCTCGCGAGAACTCGGCCAAAGAGGTCTGTATGAGGTGCCCGGTCCGCGCACAGTGCGCGGCACACGCGCTGGCGGTGCGCGAACCGTACGGCGTGTGGGGCGGGTTGACCGAGGACGAGCGCGAGGAGCTCATGGGGCGGGCACGCCACCGCCTGGTGTCAGCGTCGACGACGGGCGGAAACGCCGCCTCGAACACGTGAAGGAACGTTTCTCCAACGGGCATGCGCACGCGTGCCCTTGTCTTTGACCACGGGTGTCTTCGAACTACGGGGTACTACAGCCTTTGGCTACGGGGTACCACCCAGGACTACCGAGCGTGACTACCTGGCCGCCGCCCACGCCAGCTGATCCAGCGTCGCCCGCACCGCCGGCACCTGCGCCAGATCGGGCAGCGTCAGCGCGACGATCTCCCTTCGCACCGCCGGTTCCAAGGTCACCGCCCGCACCCCCCGGGGCCGTACGGACTCGATCGCCAGCTGCGGCAGGACCGCCACGCCGAGTCCGGCACCCACCAGGCCGACCACGGCCGGATAGTCGTCGGTGGCGAAGTCGATGCGGGGCGTGAAACCGGCTCCCGCGCACACCTCGATCAACTGACCCCGGCAGCGCGGGCAGCCCGCGATCCACGGTTCGTCGGCGAGTTCACCGATGGCCACGGACTGGGACCGCGCGAGCCGGTGCCGTTCGGGCACGAGCCCCACCAGCCGGTCGGTCAGCAGCGGCCGTACGACGAGGTCGTCCCACTCCTCGGCGCCCGCCGCTCCCTCGTAGCGGAAGGCGAGCGCGACATCGCAGTCTCCGGCCCGCAGCTTGTCGACGGAGTGGGGCGGCTCGGACTCCTCCAGGGAGACGCGGGTGCCGGGGTGCGCGGCGCGCAGGGCCGCGAGGGCGGTCGGTACGAGTGTGGAGCTGCCGCTGGGGAAGGACACGAGCCGGACCCGTCCGGCGCGCAGTCCGGCGATCGCGGCGACCTCCTCCTCGGCGGCCGTGAGCCCGGCGAGGATGCCTGAGGCATGCCGGACGAGCGCCTCGCCGGCCTGCGTCAGCCGCATCTCGCGTCCGGTGCGCACCAGGAGGGGCGTCCCCACGGACGCCTCCAGCGCCTTCATCTGCTGACTGACGGCGGGCTGGGTGCAGCCCAGCTCGCGCCCCGCCGCGGAGAAGGAGCCGGTGGCGGCGACGGCACGCAGGACGCGCAGATGACGGGCCTCGATCACCCTCCAAGCATAAGCGAGCCTTGGATACGGCGGCGAATAATGCGTCGACGCTTTGATTTTTGTCGCCTACCGTGCCGCCATGAAGCTTCTGACGGTGAACCTGGGCCGCGCCCAGGCCGTTCCCTACACCGACCACCCCGACGGCGTGACCGGGATCGACAAGCGGCCCGCGGAAGGGGCCGTTCGGGTGACGGCGCCCGGCCCGAAGGGGATCGGGGCGAGCGGGCTGGCCGGGGACGCGGTGTGCAGCACCCGGCACCACGGCGGGAACGACCAGGCCGTGTACGCGATGGCGCGCGAGGACCTCGACGCCTGGGAACGCGAGCTGGGGCGTCCGCTGACCAACGGCTGCTTCGGCGAGAACCTCACGACGTCGGGCGTCGACGTCTCCGGCGCGCTGATCGGCGAGCGCTGGCGGATCGGCCGGGACGTCGTGCTGGAAGTCACCTCCGGGCGGATACCGTGCCGGACCTTCCAGGGTCATCTGGGAGAGCGGGGCTGGGTCAAGCGGTTCACGGAGCGGGGCGCGCCGGGGGCGTATCTGCGGGTGATCGCGTCGGGGGAGGTCCGGGCGAGCGACCCGATCGAGATCGTTCACCGTCCGGACCACGACGTGACGGTGGCCCTGCAGTTCCGCGCGGTCACGACGGAGCGGGCGTTGCTGCCACGGCTGCTGGCGGCGGGCGAGGCCCTGCATCCGGAGGCGTGGGACGCGGCGCGGAAGTACGCGGAGAAGTACGGCTCCTGACGACCCGTCAATCACCTGTGGCCCAGGCGCCGCACGCCTCCTAGGGGAAACTCCCGGAGGACGGGCCAGGGTCGGGTCGGGGTGGGGCGGGGGGCGTCCCGGATGTTCCACGGGGTCGCGGCGAGGACGCTCGAAGCATGAATCTTCGCAGGTCCGGTGGCACGCCTCGGCGTGCGTCCCGTCTCAGGCGGGTGCTCATCGTCCTCGGCACGGTCGTGACCGTAGTCGCCGTGACGATCGGCGGGTTGTTCGCATGGCTGTGGGCCGACGCCCCGGTCAGTACGGTCGGCAAGGCGTCGTTCGACAACGCGCTCGCGATACCGCCGCTCGCCAAGTCGCGCGTCGACAAGGACGGCACGCGCGTCTTCGACCTGCGTATGCAGGCGGGGCGTGACCGAGTTCGAGGCGGGGCGGAAGACCCCGACGTGGGGCTTCAACGGCTCCTACCTCGGCCCGACCCTGCGCGCCGAGCGCGGCGAGAAGGTCCGCGTGCGCATACGGAACGGACTTGACGAGGCGTCGAGCGTGCACTGGCACGGCATGCACCTGCCCGCGGAGATGGACGGCGGCCCGCACCAGGAGATCCCCGCCGGCGGCACCTGGAGCCCGCGGTGGACGGTGGACCAGCCGGCCGCCACGCTCTGGTACCACCCGCATCCGCACGGCGCGACCGAGGACCACGTACGGCGGGGCCTGGCAGGCATGTTCATCCTCGACGACGAGAAGTCGGCGCGCCTGGCGCTGCCGAAGCGGTACGGCGTGGACGACCTGCCCGTCGTCGTGCAGGACGTGCGCTTCGACGGCGCCCGGCTCGACGGCGGACGCGG
Proteins encoded in this window:
- a CDS encoding sigma-70 family RNA polymerase sigma factor, which produces MRDDEAATAQGAIGALVHRAVDGDEQATHDLLAHVHPLALRYCRTRLSRLPGDARHFVEDLAQEVCVAVLLALPRYRDTGRPFEAFVFAIAAHKVADLQRAAMRHPGSTAVPSDEMPERPDDSLGPEERALLSSDAEWAKKLLANLPENQRELLLLRIAVGLTAEETGQMLGMSPGAVRVAQHRALSRLRALAEQ
- a CDS encoding response regulator transcription factor, with amino-acid sequence MTSVLVCDDSPLAREALRRAVATVPGVERVTTAANGEEVLRRWGADRSDLILMDVRMPGLGGVETVRRLLSADPGARIIMLTVAEDLDGVALAVAAGARGYLHKDASRAELRATVTQALADPTWRLAPRRLRSAEMGAAPTLTAREIQVLEGMSHGRSNAEIGRELFLSEDTVKTHARRLFKKLGASDRAHAVALGFRWGLVR
- a CDS encoding WhiB family transcriptional regulator, with protein sequence MADFSRLPGPNADLWDWQLLAACRGVDSSLFFHPEGERGAARSARENSAKEVCMRCPVRAQCAAHALAVREPYGVWGGLTEDEREELMGRARHRLVSASTTGGNAASNT
- a CDS encoding LysR family transcriptional regulator; translation: MIEARHLRVLRAVAATGSFSAAGRELGCTQPAVSQQMKALEASVGTPLLVRTGREMRLTQAGEALVRHASGILAGLTAAEEEVAAIAGLRAGRVRLVSFPSGSSTLVPTALAALRAAHPGTRVSLEESEPPHSVDKLRAGDCDVALAFRYEGAAGAEEWDDLVVRPLLTDRLVGLVPERHRLARSQSVAIGELADEPWIAGCPRCRGQLIEVCAGAGFTPRIDFATDDYPAVVGLVGAGLGVAVLPQLAIESVRPRGVRAVTLEPAVRREIVALTLPDLAQVPAVRATLDQLAWAAAR
- a CDS encoding MOSC domain-containing protein, with translation MKLLTVNLGRAQAVPYTDHPDGVTGIDKRPAEGAVRVTAPGPKGIGASGLAGDAVCSTRHHGGNDQAVYAMAREDLDAWERELGRPLTNGCFGENLTTSGVDVSGALIGERWRIGRDVVLEVTSGRIPCRTFQGHLGERGWVKRFTERGAPGAYLRVIASGEVRASDPIEIVHRPDHDVTVALQFRAVTTERALLPRLLAAGEALHPEAWDAARKYAEKYGS